The Kwoniella shivajii chromosome 7, complete sequence genome includes a region encoding these proteins:
- a CDS encoding phosphatidylserine decarboxylase yields MIIRRPTTVFVRAIPPIRPTRSRFLLPLQSTPTFSPLIATRWNSNTPRQPFTPPAVKNRSTTTNTQGQSSDTVHVSSAGKPLKEKVAQAWSTPTRWYPIPFALGALVLLAVQYRKSTRDEIEVESQGEGGAVMKKGGQRVDGPWQVRVLGALPLRSLSQLWGYLNGLVLPVWFRPFGFKLYSSIFGCNLDEVPKDLKEYESLGDFFYREMKEGQRPIADAPMVSPADGRVLHFGEIVGERVEQVKGITYSLQALLGSESSSYGEATNIKGKDEVVDDENFANINDIPYSLSSLIGKGGPKTGESKSHEDKTLPRTSEKEADASHRPEEHDMTHDASVAAKLGSSAINPKTGPEGELPRLNEENKLYFMVVYLAPGDYHRFHSPTSWIVERRRHFTGDLFSVSPYIANRMQDLFVLNERVALLGRWKYGFYSMVPVGATNVGSIKINFDEALRTNTRKLTHPPHTYAEAVYSSASVLKGQPLLAGDEMGGFQLGSTIVMVFEAPKNWKFKVEPGQKVKMGEALGRLEE; encoded by the exons ATGATCATCCGACGTCCGACAACAGTTTTCGTGAGAGCGATACCGCCGATCCGACCTACCCGCTCTCGATTCCTCCTTCCTTTGCAATCTACTCCAACTTTCTCGCCCCTTATCGCTACTCGATGGAACTCCAATACACCTAGACAACCATTCACTCCTCCCGCGGTAAAGAATAGAAGTACTACAACAAATACACAGGGTCAGAGCTCAGATACCGTTCATGTCTCCAGTGCTGGAAAACCATTGAAAG AGAAAGTAGCTCAAGCTTGGTCTACACCTACTCGATGGTATCCTATCCCTTTCGCTCTCGGTGCATTGGTATTATTAGCTGTTCAATATAGGAAATCTACgagagatgagatagaagttgaatctcaaggtgaaggtggagctGTAATGAAAAAAGGAGGTCAAAGAGTCGATGGTCCATGGCAG GTCAGAGTTCTAGGTGCACTACCTCTCAGATCTTTGTCCCAGTTATGGGGTTACCTCAATGGTTTAGTCTTACCAGTATGGTTCAGACCCTTTGGATTCAAATTGTACTCGTCGATATTCGGATGTAATCTCGACGAAGTACCTAAAGATTTGAAGGAATATGAAAGTTTAGGAGACTTCTTTTATagggagatgaaggaaggtCAAAGACCAATCGCTGATGCGCCTATG GTGTCACCCGCGGACGGTCGAGTACTTCATTTCGGTGAAATAGTCGGAGAGAGAGTTGAACAAGTCAAAGGTATAACATATTCTTTACAAGCTTTACTTGgatctgaatcatcttcatacgGAGAAGCCACAAACataaaaggtaaagatgaagttgtcgatgatgaaaattTCGCAAATATAAATGATATACCATATTCACTTTCAAGTTTAATTGGAAAAGGAGGACCTAAAACAGGAGAATCGAAATCACATGAAGATAAAACATTACCTCGAACATcagaaaaagaagctgatgcaTCACATAGACCTGAAGAACATGATATGACTCATGATGCATCTGTTGCCGCAAAATTAGGTTCTTCAGCTATAAATCCTAAAAcaggtccagaaggtgaattaccaAGATTAAATGAAGAGAATAAATTGTATTTCATGGTGGTCTATTTAGCTCCTGGTGATTATCACAGATTCCATTCACCTACTTCATGGAtagttgaaagaagaagacatttCACCGGTGATCTATTCTCGGTTTCACCTTATATCGCCAACAGGATGCAAGATTTATTCGTCTTGAATGAGAGAGTAGCTTTATTGGGTAGATGGAAATATGGATTTTATTCAATGGTTCCTGTCGGCGCAACAAACGTCGGTTCAATCAAGATTAACTTCGATGAAGCCCTAAGGACGAATACCAGGAAACTCACACATCCACCGCATACGTACGCTGAAGCAGTCTACAGTTCGGCATCCGTATTGAAAGGGCAACCGCTGTTAGCAGGTGACGAAATGGGTGGATTCCAATTAGGTAGTACAATCGTAATGGTCTTTGAAGCTCCCAAAAATTGGAAGTTCAAGGTTGAGCCTGGACAAAAAGTAAAAATGGGTGAAGCCTTGGGAAGGCTCGAAGAATGA